The sequence GACCGCAAGCCAGATCATGGACATGGTCTGGGCCTACCCGTCCTTTGGCTACACCCTGCGCTACATGCTGTCCTGATTTCCCTGCCACCAAGGCTCGCCTTGTCGCTGCGGGGAAGAGCTGAGCCATGTCCGCAAACCTTGCGCATGCCCTGGCAAAGGATTATTTGTCTATTCTGTCGGGCTGTATTCGCCCACACCTTGGGTTTGTCTTTGCCGGACTGACCGCCTCGACAAACTTAAAGACATACCCCGCCAAACCGGCCGGTTGTATCACCAGCGTAAAAGCCCAACCATGACCAACGATTCTCCGCTCTCACAATCCCAGTTGCGCGTCCTCAAGCGGCTGTTCCCTGAAGACGGCCTGCTCCTTTCTCCGGAGGAGACCCTCATCTTCGGGACCGACCGCAGCAAAAAATTCGCCGCTCCCGCCGCTGTGGTCCGCCCCGAAAGCGTGGAGCAGGTTTCTGAACTCCTGGCCTTCGCCCATGCCGAGCGCATCCCTGTTTCCTCGCGGGGACGGGGGACCAACTCGGTGGGGGGCTGCGTTCCGGACAGAGGGGGGGTCGTGCTGTGCACGGCCCGTTTGAACAGCATTCTGGAAATCTCCTCCAGCGATTTCGTGGCCCTGGTCCAGCCCGGGGTCATAACCGGGGATCTCCAGGAAGCATGCGCTGCCAAGAGGCTCTTTTATCCGCCGGACCCGGCCAGCGCCAAATTCTCCACCATCGGCGGCAACCTGGCCATGAACGCCGGGGGCATGAGCGCTGTAAAATACGGCTGCACAAAAGATTTCGTACTTGGCCTCACGTTGGTCCTGCCCGGAGGCAAAATCATCCGGACAGGTTCCAGATGCCACAAGGACGTTGCCGGGCTTGATCTGGTCCGGCTGTTCGTGGGGTCCGAAGGAACCTTGGGTTTTATCGCGGAAGCCACACTCAAGCTCCTGCCCCTGCCCGAATCCCAGGCTTCCCTCCTGGTGGCGTTCGCGAGCCAGGAACTCGCCCTGAATGCCGCGGCAGCGGTCTTCGCAGCCGGGCTTTTGCCCACGGCCATGGAATTCATGCCCAAGGAAGTGCTGGAAGCATTGGCCAATGTGGGGCTGACCCCCTGGCCCGCCAGTGCCCACACCAGCCTGCTTTTCAAGCTGGACGGCTCCGAGGGAAGCGTCACCGCTGAGCTGGCCCTTCTGCGCGGGGTGATGGAATCCTTTTCGCCGGTCTTTCTTGACGTGGCGCTCACTCCGGACAAGGAGAACGGCCTCTGGGAAGTCAGGCGCCAGATCAGCCAGGCGACCTCCACCATCGCCCCGAACAAGTTCTCAGACGACATCGCCGTGCCCCGCGGCAAGGTGGGCGAGGCCATCGAACGCATCCGGGCCATTGGCGAACACGCCGGGATCAAGACCCTGGTTTTCGGCCACCTGGGCGACGGGAACCTGCACGTGAACCTGATGTACGACGCCTCCAACGAAGACGAGGCCCGCAGGGCCCAAGCCGCAAAGGCCGAGGTATTGGAAATGGCCCTGTCGCTTGGCGGCACCATTTCCGGAGAGCATGGGATCGGGCTCAACAAGGTGGGCTGGCTGCCCCGCAAGGCCGGGGACGATGCCGTGGCCCTCATGCACCAGATCAAAGCGGTCTTCGACCCCCACGGGATAATGAACCCGGGTAAAGCTTACTGAGATGATCCCTCCTGCTTCGCCAGCCGACACACTTCGTCCTCTCCCGGATGGCCCCCGCCCGGACTGCGTGCTCTGCGGCAAGTGCCTGGAGGTCTGCCCGCTGTTCGCCGCCACCAGGCGGGAGGAGCTCTCCCCCAAGGCCAAGTTCTTCCTGGCCCAGACCATGGCTGGCAACGCCGTGGCACTTTCTGAAAAGGCCGCGGTGGAACTCGCGACCAAATGCCTGGCCTGCGGCAAGTGCGAGAAGGCCTGTCCTCTGGGCCTGTGCGCGCCGGAGCTCATGGGGGAGCTTCGCGCAACGCATCCCAGCATTGAATCCACGCTCTGGAAGACCTGGGTGGAGAAAGCCCCGGTGCTCTGGCCCATGCTGGCCACCCTGTCGCGGATGGTGCCGCGTCTTAACCAGGGCGGCTATGCCGGGCTCCTGAACGGCCTCAAGGCCATGGACTCCAAGGCAGGCCTGGAACCGTGGCTTACGCCGGTGAGCTTCGAAGCTTGCGGGAAGGGGCGCAAAGCCGTAGTGTTCCCCGGCTGCGTCGGCTCCCATGTGCAGCCCCGCTGGACGGCCACGGCCAAGAAAATTCTTGAGGGATTGGGTTTTGACGTGCTGCCCCAGCCGGAATTCGCCTGTTGCGGCTGCACCCTGGGCCATGCGGGCCTGAAAGACGCCCAGGGCCAGATGCAGAGGACGAACATCCAGGCCTGGCGCGACGCCGGCCGCCCGGAGCTCATAAGCTTCTGCGCCACCTGCCGCTGCGGCCTGCGAGGCTATGCCTCCCGCGAGCTGGGCTGGGGCCTGGGCGAACGCGAGCAGTGGCTCGCGGGCCTGGTCCCGTTTTCGGAACTGGCTTCGCGGGTGACGTATGCCACCGAGCCCGATGCGCCCTCCAGGGTGCACTACCACACACCCTGCCACGGGGCGGGCGGCGGGCACGACGAAAATTTTCTGCGCCAGGTGCTAGGCGAAAGGCTCAGCGCCAAAACGAAAAAGAACCTGTGCTGCGGGTTCGGCGGAGCGCTCAAATTAAGCGCCCCGGAACTCTCCGACCAGGTGGCCAAGCGTTGCCTGGAATTCTATGGTGCCCGGCCCGGCGAGCAGATACTCACCGGCTGTTCGGGATGCGTTATTCAGCTGAGGGCCAACGCGCCCGCCGGAGTCGGCGTGGGGCATTGGCTCGAGATTATTAAATAGCCGGGACAGGCTCTCCAGCCACGCTGATCGCGCCCAACGCGACTGCAAAAGCCGCAGGAGAGCGGTTCCCGGATGGTCCAGGGCATATGCCCTGGCGCAGTATGGGGCCAAGCCCCCACGTCAAGGAGACACCATGTTTGGAAGCATTTTGAAAATGGTCGTTGGCTCGAAAAACGACCGCTACTTGAAAAGCCTTACCCCCACCGTGGACAAGATCAACGCCATGGAGCCCCAGATCCAGAAGCTGGACGAGGGGCAGATGCAGTCCCGCGTGGCCGAGCTCATGCAGGAAGCGGCCAACGGAAGCGACTTGAACGCGCTTCTCCCCGAGACCTTCGCCCTTGTGCGCGAAGCCGGGCGCCGCACCCTGGACATGCGCCACTTCGATGTGCAGCTCATCGGTGGCATGGTCCTGCACCAGGGCAAGATCGCCGAAATGAAGACCGGTGAAGGCAAGACCCTGGTGGCCACCCTGCCGGCGGTGCTGAACGCGCTTTCGGGCAAGGGCGTGCACCTGATCACGGTGAACGACTACCTGGCCAAGCGAGACGCCGCCTGGATGGGCACCATATACAACTACCTGGGGCTTTCCGTGGGCACCATCGTGCACGGCCTGACCGACGAGGAACGCCAGGCGGCCTATGGCTCGCACATCACCTACGGCACCAACAACGAGTTCGGCTTCGACTACCTGCGCGACAACATGAAGTTCTACAAGGAACACCTGGTCCAGCGCGAACTCAATTTCGCCATCGTGGACGAGGTGGACTCCATCCTCATCGACGAGGCGCGCACGCCGCTCATCATTTCCGGCCCGGCCGAGGAATCCACGGCCCAGTACGCCCGGGTCAGCGCGCTCATTCCCATGCTCAAAAAGGACGTCCACTTCAACATGGACGAGAAGGCCCGCACGGTGCTTTTGACCGACGAGGGCGTGGCCCGCTGCGAAGAGATATTCAAGATCGACAACCTCTACGATCCGGCCAACATCTCCATGCAGCACCACGTGCTCCAGGCTCTGCGGGCCCACCATCTCTATGCCCGCGACGTGGACTACATCGTAAAAGACGGCCAGGTGGTCATCGTGGACGAGTTCACCGGGCGCCTCATGCCAGGACGGCGCTACTCCGACGGACTGCACCAGTCCCTGGAGGCCAAGGAAGGCGTGAAGGTGGAGAGCGAAAACCAGACGCTCGCCTCCATCACCTTCCAGAACTACTTCCGCATGTACAACAAGCTCTCGGGCATGACCGGCACAGCCGACACCGAGGCCGTGGAGTTCAGGCAGATCTACGGCCTGGAAGTGGCCGTGATCCCCACCCACCGGCCCATGGTTCGCCTGGACCACCCGGACATGATCTACAAGACCCAGCAGGAGAAGTTCGCGGCCATCGCCGAGGACCTGAAAAGGCTCCACAAGAAGGGCCAGCCCGTGCTGGTGGGCACCATCTCCATCGAGAAATCCGAGCTTCTTTCCCACCTGCTGAAAAAAGCCGGAGTGCCCCACGAGGTGCTCAACGCCAAGCAGCACGAGCGCGAAGCCCAGATCGTGGCCGAGGCCGGGCACCAGGGCCGCGTGACCATCGCCACCAACATGGCCGGCCGCGGCACGGACATCAAGCTTGGCGAAGGCGTCAAGGAACTGGGGGGACTCTTCATCCTGGGCACCGAACGCCACGAATCGCGCCGCATCGACAACCAGTTGCGCGGCCGTTCCGGCCGCCAGGGCGACCCCGGCGAGTCCCGCTTCTACCTGGCCCTGGACGACGACCTCATGCGTCTCTTCGGCTCCGACCGCCTAAAAAGCATCATGGAGCGCCTGGGCATGCAGGAGGGCGAGGCCATCGAGAACCGCATGGTCTCCAAGGCCATCGAAAACGCCCAGAAGCGCGTTGAAGGCCACAACTTCGAAATCCGCAAGCAACTCCTGGACTTCGACAACGTCATGAACCAGCAGCGTGAGGTCATCTACTCGCGCCGCCGCCACTACATGTCGGCCGAAAATCCAGGGGATTCACTGCTCGACTTCGTGGACGAACTGCTCGACGAGATCTACGAACCCCTGGCCCTGGCCTCCAAGCAGGCCCCCGATCCGGACACCCTGGAGATGGTCTCCGCGCGCATGGAGGAGGTCTTCAACATCCGCCTGGACCTCACCCAGGAAATCCCCACCCTGGAGCAGCTGCGCGAGGCCATCGTAGGACGCTTCGAGGGGCTCAAGGCCGCCGCGCCCGAGCATTATGCCGAGATACTGCGCTACTTCCTGCTCGAAGCACTGGACAAGCACTGGAAGGAGCACCTGCTCAACATGGACCACCTGCGCGACGGCATCGGTCTTCGCGGCTACGGCCAGAAGGACCCCAAGCAGGAATACAAGCGCGAGGGATTCGAGCTGTTCCAGGGCCTGCTCGGCATGATCGCCGAGAGTACGGTGCGGTCGCTGTCGCGGCTGCAGATAAGGGCCGAGGTGCGCGAGGAGGAGTTCACACACAAGGAAAAGGCGTCGGACCTTCAGTATCACGGAGCCGAGGACGGCACGGAGAAGAAGGCCCAGCCCAAGAAGCGCGCCGCGCCCAAAGTGGGAAGGAACGATCCCTGCCCTTGCGGCAGCGGGAAGAAATACAAGAAATGCTGCGGGGCCAAGGGATAAGAGAGACGGGGCTCCGCCCCGAACCCCGGCAGGGCGCTGCCCTGCACCCGCCGGGGGAAATGGTTTCCCCCGGACCCCCTCAATAGCTTCGCGGGTTTCACCGGAATATCGGTGAAACCCGCGAAGCTATTTGGGATTCCAAAGGGACACCGTCCCTTTGGCCGCCGGAGGCTTCCCCCAAACTCAAAGATCAACCAGGCTCGCTACCTTCTCTGAATCGCTCCCGGATACCCCATTTCCGCCAGCCTCTGCCTGAACGCATCGGGATTTCCCTTGCCCCGGGCCAGCACCCGGTACACTTCCTTCCCGTTCACCTCGGCCCGCTCGAAAGTGGCCTCGATTCCCTTGGCGGACAGCCGGTCGGCCACAGTCTCGGCCTGCACCAGGCTTGGAAGCGCGGCCACCTGCATGATGATCTCACCTGCAGCTGTACCATAGGCAGGGGGTTGCGCTGCGGCAGGGGCAGACTGCGCCGGGGAGGCTGAAGCAGTGGCGGGCTGCACCGCCGGAGTCTTCGCTCCCGAAGAAGCAGGAGACGATGCGGGCTGCGCCCCAGGCCCCTGTTTAACGCCAGTGGCGGGAGCGGTCTCCTGCGGCCCGGCCAGCTGGTCCATGGCGAACTTTGCCGAGGCCTTGGGATCATTGCCTGCCATGGGCAGCATGTCCGGCAATTGCACGAAGGCGTACACCAGCTCGTACCCGGCCACGCCCTGCCCGTCGGGGCGGATGGTTTCGCCTTCGGTGGTGCCGCACTTGAGCACGGCCAGAAGCGAGCCTTCCTTGCGGGCCCTGGTCACCATCTCCCTGAGCACCTTCATGAGCTTCACCCGGCAGGCCGCATCGTCCGGGGCCGTGTCGGAAAAACCCTCCCGGCACACCAGGGCGGTGAAGGTCTTGTCCCTGGCAATGGATATCATCTTCTTGGAAATGAACGCGTAGCGGATGGTGTATGCGGAGTCCGGGCAGTGCTTCGGGTCGCGGCAGGGGGCTTCCCAGTTCACGCCCGCCTTTTCCATGTTGTCCGTGAAATCAGCCAGCACGGCCACGTTACCCGGCCCGGCCTTTTCGGGCAGGAGCATGATCACCTCGGAGGCCAGAAGTGAACATTCCGCCCCACGGTTGGCCCCGCCCTTGCGCAGATCGCACACGGCCCGTATCTGCCAATCCTGGGCCCAGGCCTGGGAGCAGGCGCATAAAACAAACAGTGAAACAAACAGCTTTCTCATGAAGGTTTCCCCCCGCCGCCCCACTACTCCTAACGGGGCCGCTCCACAAGACCCGCAACGCCTTTGGAAAATGTGCCCGCTCTCTCGGTGCAACACCACATCCCCTGGAACGCCAGGCTTGCGTCCAGGCTCCTGGCCGGGCATGTTGCGCCCATGTCGCATCTTCTGGAACTCTTTATTGAACGGGCGGTGTTCGGCGGGGCCGGGCTTGCCCGCCTGGATGGCCGGGTTGTCTTCGTGGAAGGAGCCCTGCCGGGTTCGCGGGTGATGGCCCGCGTGGTCAAGGAAGACAAGGGCAGCTTGAAAGCCGTGGTCCAGGAAGTGCTCTCCCCCTCCCCGGATGCTGCCGAGCCGTTCTGCCCCCACTTCGGAATCTGCGGCGGCTGCACCTGGCAGGACGCCGCATATCAGGCCCAGCTGGAATGGAAGCGCGACATCGTGACCGAACAGCTGCGCCGCCTGGGCAAAATGGACACCGAGGCCTCACCGACCCTCGCCTCACCCCTCACGCGCCACTACCGAAACAAAATGGAATTTTCCTTCGGCCCAGGGCCGGGCCGTGGCTTAAGCCTTGGCCTGCGGGAGCGTTTCAATCCCGGACGCATCGTGGAGGTCGAGTCCTGTTCTCTCATGCCTGATCCGGCCATGGACATCCTCCAGGCCGTCCGGCGTTTGACCAGCGCCACGCAGCTGCCCTCCTACTTCGCCAGGACCGGCACCGGGGCGTGGAGGCATCTGGTGCTCAGGCAGTCAGAAGCCACGGACAAGTGGCTGGCCCAGATCATCGTGGGTCCCAAGACCCCCTTCAAGCGGCTGGCATCGCTGGGCGAAGCCTTGATGGGGGAGTTCCCACAGTTGGCAGGAGTGGTCCTGGACATGCGCCGCGACCGGGCGGACTTCGCCATCGCCGAACACAGAATCTGGGCCATGGGCGAGGACGCTCTCGAAGAAGAACTCGACGGCCTGCGCCTGCGCGTGAGTTCCGGAGCATTTTTCCAGACCAACACCCAGGCTGCGGCCATGCTCTACGCCAAGGCCGTGCAGGCCGCCAGGTTAAGCGGCAATGAAGCGGTGTGGGACCTGTACTGCGGCGCCGGGGGCTTGAGCCTGTTCATGGCCCGGCACGCAACATCCGTAACTGGTTTCGAGATATCGCAGGAAGCCGTGGAAGACGCGACAACAAACGCCGGGCTGAACGGGCTGACCAACTGCGCCTTCGTGGCCGGGGATTTGAAGGACGCGGTTTCGCGCCGCAAGGCCAAGCCGGACGTGGTGGTGATCGACCCGCCCAGGGCCGGGCTCCATCCGGACACGGTGGACGCCCTTTTGAGGATCGCCGCGCCAAGGCTGGTCTACGTATCCTGCAACCCCTCCACCCTGGCCAGGGACTTGGGCAAGCTGGGAACCATGTACTCCGCCCAGGCCGTGACCCCAGTGGACCTCTTCCCGCACACCCCGCACATCGAGTGCGTGGCCGAGCTCACGAAGAACAATAACGCCTGATACGCAAGGATTCTCCTGCCGTGGGCCATGCCCACAACTGGAATTCTTTGGAATTTAATCCCGCTTCTGGTCGTTGCGTCAGAAGCGGGATTCGTGATTAGTTGGCCGACGACAGGCTCTCGTCGCCGCTCCCCCCCACAGTATCGACCACTTCCAGGATTTCATCCCCCTGCCACGGTGGGTTGGACTTGCCGACAAGTTCATCCACATCGATGCGGACCACGCAGGTCACCTCCAGCACCTTGGCGTCGTACTTGCCGGAAGGCCCTCCGTAATGAGCCATGATCATGTCCAGGGCGCGTGCTTTTTCAGCCGGGTCCTCAACGAAGCTCACCCGGCCAGACCCCACCACGGATTTGAAATGCGCGGTGTAGCCGCAGGCCTTGGGCGTACGCGAAATTTCGTATTCGACCACGGCGTCGAACCCCACCCGCTGGCAGTTCCCGAGGCAGGCGGCCTTCTTGCCGTCGAAGGAGCTGTGAAAATACAACACACCGTCCTTGTACCCGAAGCTCACAGGCACCACGTAGGGGGACGCACCGTCCCACATGGCCAGGTGAATGTATTCGGCCCGCTGCAAGAGGGCTTCCACCAATTTGTGATCGTTTATCTTCCGTTCGATCTTGCGCACTTGGAATTCTCCTTTGGAAGTGAGGCGAGGATAAGAAGCCTCCGGCGGCCAAAGGGGCAGTGCCCCTTTGGAATCCCATTTAGCGCAGGGGCTTGCACCGGTTCCGGTGCAAGCCCCTGCGCGTTAATGCGGGTCCAGGGGGATCATCCCCCTGGCGGGTGCAGGGCAGCGCCCTGCAAAATAATAATCAGATCTCCCTGGCCATGTTGTCCATCAGCTTGTGCAGCATGACCCCAAGCCCGCCCAGATGCCCGATACCCGCCCGCATCTGGTCGGGAGTCTGCACGAAAGGCCCAGGGACAATGTCATCCGCGCCATGCTCAATCAGCTTCTCCATGCTCTCGCCTGTGGTCTCAAAATGAAACTGCAGCCCCACCAGCTTGCCGCCCACGGCAAACGCCTGGTTGGCGCACGCCTCGGAACCCGCCACCAGCGATGCCCCGCGCGGTATGGAGAAGGTCTCGCCATGCCAGTGGAAGGCCGTGAACTCCTGGGGAATTCCGGCGAAGGCCGGACACGTTGCCGCCCAGGGAGAAAGCTTCACTTTGTGCCAGCCGATTTCTCGGTGCTCGTTCTTGTAAACCTGGCCGCCGAGCACTTCAGAGAGCATCTGGGCGCCAAGGCACACGCCAAGCACGCTCCGGCCCCTGGCCACCGCCATTTTCAGGCATTCCTTTTCAGCGACAAGCCAGGGAAATTCCAGCTCGTCATGCACGCTCATGGGTCCGCCCATCACCACCAGCAGGTCGAAATCCCGCGGATCTGGCAGCGGGTCCCCGGCATGCACGAGAGTCCTGGAGACTGGAAAACCCCGCCCGGCAGCCCAGGGGATGATCCCGGCAGGATCCTCGAACGGCACGTGTTCTATGGTCTGGATACGCATAAAAACTCCTGGCAGCGTGTTGGACTGTTTTTCACTCTTTCGTCAAGAACAAAGCCGAAGGTTGCGTTTGCGCGCCCTCTTGCCTGCTGCTATAGCCCGGTTAGCCATGACCCCATCATTTTCCGTAATCGTTCCGGTCCTTGGCGAAGAGGACCTGGTCAACCGGCTGGTGGATCACATCCGCACCGTGGGATACGGGCGTCAGGTGGAGATCATCATAGCCGACGGCCATCCGCAGCGCAGCACGCTGGCCGCCATTGCCAGGCCCGGAGTTCTGGCCGTGCCCGCTCCGCGCGGACGGGCCCGGCAGATGAACGCCGCGG is a genomic window of Desulfovibrio sp. containing:
- a CDS encoding FAD-binding protein; its protein translation is MTNDSPLSQSQLRVLKRLFPEDGLLLSPEETLIFGTDRSKKFAAPAAVVRPESVEQVSELLAFAHAERIPVSSRGRGTNSVGGCVPDRGGVVLCTARLNSILEISSSDFVALVQPGVITGDLQEACAAKRLFYPPDPASAKFSTIGGNLAMNAGGMSAVKYGCTKDFVLGLTLVLPGGKIIRTGSRCHKDVAGLDLVRLFVGSEGTLGFIAEATLKLLPLPESQASLLVAFASQELALNAAAAVFAAGLLPTAMEFMPKEVLEALANVGLTPWPASAHTSLLFKLDGSEGSVTAELALLRGVMESFSPVFLDVALTPDKENGLWEVRRQISQATSTIAPNKFSDDIAVPRGKVGEAIERIRAIGEHAGIKTLVFGHLGDGNLHVNLMYDASNEDEARRAQAAKAEVLEMALSLGGTISGEHGIGLNKVGWLPRKAGDDAVALMHQIKAVFDPHGIMNPGKAY
- a CDS encoding (Fe-S)-binding protein, with translation MIPPASPADTLRPLPDGPRPDCVLCGKCLEVCPLFAATRREELSPKAKFFLAQTMAGNAVALSEKAAVELATKCLACGKCEKACPLGLCAPELMGELRATHPSIESTLWKTWVEKAPVLWPMLATLSRMVPRLNQGGYAGLLNGLKAMDSKAGLEPWLTPVSFEACGKGRKAVVFPGCVGSHVQPRWTATAKKILEGLGFDVLPQPEFACCGCTLGHAGLKDAQGQMQRTNIQAWRDAGRPELISFCATCRCGLRGYASRELGWGLGEREQWLAGLVPFSELASRVTYATEPDAPSRVHYHTPCHGAGGGHDENFLRQVLGERLSAKTKKNLCCGFGGALKLSAPELSDQVAKRCLEFYGARPGEQILTGCSGCVIQLRANAPAGVGVGHWLEIIK
- the secA gene encoding preprotein translocase subunit SecA, with amino-acid sequence MFGSILKMVVGSKNDRYLKSLTPTVDKINAMEPQIQKLDEGQMQSRVAELMQEAANGSDLNALLPETFALVREAGRRTLDMRHFDVQLIGGMVLHQGKIAEMKTGEGKTLVATLPAVLNALSGKGVHLITVNDYLAKRDAAWMGTIYNYLGLSVGTIVHGLTDEERQAAYGSHITYGTNNEFGFDYLRDNMKFYKEHLVQRELNFAIVDEVDSILIDEARTPLIISGPAEESTAQYARVSALIPMLKKDVHFNMDEKARTVLLTDEGVARCEEIFKIDNLYDPANISMQHHVLQALRAHHLYARDVDYIVKDGQVVIVDEFTGRLMPGRRYSDGLHQSLEAKEGVKVESENQTLASITFQNYFRMYNKLSGMTGTADTEAVEFRQIYGLEVAVIPTHRPMVRLDHPDMIYKTQQEKFAAIAEDLKRLHKKGQPVLVGTISIEKSELLSHLLKKAGVPHEVLNAKQHEREAQIVAEAGHQGRVTIATNMAGRGTDIKLGEGVKELGGLFILGTERHESRRIDNQLRGRSGRQGDPGESRFYLALDDDLMRLFGSDRLKSIMERLGMQEGEAIENRMVSKAIENAQKRVEGHNFEIRKQLLDFDNVMNQQREVIYSRRRHYMSAENPGDSLLDFVDELLDEIYEPLALASKQAPDPDTLEMVSARMEEVFNIRLDLTQEIPTLEQLREAIVGRFEGLKAAAPEHYAEILRYFLLEALDKHWKEHLLNMDHLRDGIGLRGYGQKDPKQEYKREGFELFQGLLGMIAESTVRSLSRLQIRAEVREEEFTHKEKASDLQYHGAEDGTEKKAQPKKRAAPKVGRNDPCPCGSGKKYKKCCGAKG
- a CDS encoding SPOR domain-containing protein translates to MRKLFVSLFVLCACSQAWAQDWQIRAVCDLRKGGANRGAECSLLASEVIMLLPEKAGPGNVAVLADFTDNMEKAGVNWEAPCRDPKHCPDSAYTIRYAFISKKMISIARDKTFTALVCREGFSDTAPDDAACRVKLMKVLREMVTRARKEGSLLAVLKCGTTEGETIRPDGQGVAGYELVYAFVQLPDMLPMAGNDPKASAKFAMDQLAGPQETAPATGVKQGPGAQPASSPASSGAKTPAVQPATASASPAQSAPAAAQPPAYGTAAGEIIMQVAALPSLVQAETVADRLSAKGIEATFERAEVNGKEVYRVLARGKGNPDAFRQRLAEMGYPGAIQRR
- the rlmD gene encoding 23S rRNA (uracil(1939)-C(5))-methyltransferase RlmD, which produces MSHLLELFIERAVFGGAGLARLDGRVVFVEGALPGSRVMARVVKEDKGSLKAVVQEVLSPSPDAAEPFCPHFGICGGCTWQDAAYQAQLEWKRDIVTEQLRRLGKMDTEASPTLASPLTRHYRNKMEFSFGPGPGRGLSLGLRERFNPGRIVEVESCSLMPDPAMDILQAVRRLTSATQLPSYFARTGTGAWRHLVLRQSEATDKWLAQIIVGPKTPFKRLASLGEALMGEFPQLAGVVLDMRRDRADFAIAEHRIWAMGEDALEEELDGLRLRVSSGAFFQTNTQAAAMLYAKAVQAARLSGNEAVWDLYCGAGGLSLFMARHATSVTGFEISQEAVEDATTNAGLNGLTNCAFVAGDLKDAVSRRKAKPDVVVIDPPRAGLHPDTVDALLRIAAPRLVYVSCNPSTLARDLGKLGTMYSAQAVTPVDLFPHTPHIECVAELTKNNNA
- a CDS encoding pyridoxamine 5'-phosphate oxidase family protein, translated to MRKIERKINDHKLVEALLQRAEYIHLAMWDGASPYVVPVSFGYKDGVLYFHSSFDGKKAACLGNCQRVGFDAVVEYEISRTPKACGYTAHFKSVVGSGRVSFVEDPAEKARALDMIMAHYGGPSGKYDAKVLEVTCVVRIDVDELVGKSNPPWQGDEILEVVDTVGGSGDESLSSAN
- a CDS encoding type 1 glutamine amidotransferase gives rise to the protein MRIQTIEHVPFEDPAGIIPWAAGRGFPVSRTLVHAGDPLPDPRDFDLLVVMGGPMSVHDELEFPWLVAEKECLKMAVARGRSVLGVCLGAQMLSEVLGGQVYKNEHREIGWHKVKLSPWAATCPAFAGIPQEFTAFHWHGETFSIPRGASLVAGSEACANQAFAVGGKLVGLQFHFETTGESMEKLIEHGADDIVPGPFVQTPDQMRAGIGHLGGLGVMLHKLMDNMAREI